TTGTCGATGTGATGAATCTCTGATCCGAGATGCCCATGCGCAATTATCGCTGGCTTGAAGAGTACTGCCTGAACCGCTTCGGCTCACGGGAGGCGCTGGAGGCACGAATGCCGACACCGCCTCCTGTCGAGGACTTGCGCGCATTGAGTGATGACCGCTACCTGTCGACCATTGCTTTGCGGGTGTTTCGCGCGGGCCTCAAGCACAGCGTTGTGGATGCGCGCTGGCCGGCCTTCGAAGAGGCGTTCTTTGGTTTCGATCCGCATAAGGTGGTCCTGATGAGCAGCGAGCACATCGAGCGATTGATGCAGGACAAGCGGCTGATCCGCCATCTTGCCAAGTTGCGCAGTGTGCCGCGCAATGCTCAGATGGTGCTGGACCTCAATCATGAGTACGGCTGCATGGGTAATCTGATCGCGGATTGGCCGAGCGATAATATTGTCGGCCTGTGGCGGTTGCTGGCCAAACGTGGCAATCAGCTCGGCGGGCTGTCGGTGCCGCGCTTTCTACGCATGGTCGGCAAGGACACTTTCGTTACCACTGACGATGTGCTGGCCGCGCTGAAGGGCATGGGTGTGCTGGATCAGACCAAGGCCACCAGCCAGCGGGACCTGGCATTGGTGCAGGAGGCTTTCAATCGCCTGGCCAGTGACAGCGGTCGTCCGTTGAGCCAGCTGTCGGCAATGCTGGCTTTCACAGTGAATCATTGAGTTACAAGCGAAGTCTGAACCTGAGTCTGGAAACTTGACGTTAAGTCCTTGTCAGGGCAAGGTTGTCGGGTAGTCGGGGCGAGGTTCTTGCATGCGCGCTATTCATCTGCTGGTGGTGTTGTCGTTGGCTGTTTTAGGCGGGTGCGCCAGCGCCCCGCAGACCGTCACGCCGCCGATTCCGAGTACGCCGCCCCCAGCCCCGAGCGCCAGCGCTGCCAGTCATGACGAGTTGCTGTTTCATGCCTTCAGTCTGGTGGGCACGCCATACCGTTACGGTGGCAGTTCGCCCGAGACGGGCTTCGACTGCAGCGGTCTGATCAATTATGTATACCGTGAGGCCGCAGGTGTGGCCCTGCCGCGCACGACCGCCGGGCTGAGTGCTTTGCCGGATACTACTCCGGTACGGTCGCTGATGCCGGGCGATCTGGTGTTGTTTTCCACGAGCGGCAAACGGGTTGATCATGCCGGTATCTATGTTGGCGATGGCCGATTCTTGCATGCGCCGAGTACCGGTGGCCGGGTTCGGGTGGATGATCTTCAGGCCAGCTATTGGCAACGTGCCTACGCCAGTGCACGTCGGGTTCTGAACTGACATCCTGGTTCTTATAGGAGTGGGCTTGCCCACGAACGGCCCGCAGAAAAGCTTCGCGGCCAAGGGCACCTCCTACAGAACTCACTCCCGCATCAGGGTGCTACAGTGGCTGCACCCGGTCGATCAGCCGGTCCTTTTCCATCAGCTCCAGAAACTCATCGCCCAGGCGTTGGCTTTCGGCCATGGCTCGGCGCCAATATGTCTCGCGTCCGGCATCGTCACCGACAAAACGGCGATAATCCCGCCGGTCCGGCAGCTTGCCGTAGGGCAGGCTGGCCAAATAGGTCGGTGATGGCGCCGCCAGTAACACGTCACCAATCTGCCCGACGTTTGCCTTGCGCCATGGCAGGGCCTTGTCGAACCAGCCGGGCACCACACGACCCAAGAAATGCGGATACAGCACCACGCCGGGCGCGCGCCAGGGCAGGTCGAGGTGATAGTCGAGCAGCCCGCCGTCGCGGTAGACGCCCTGGCTGGCGCCGGGGATATCCCGGACCGCTTCCATGACCATGGGGATCGAGCCGGAAGCCAGCAGCGCGGGCCGCAGGTTGTCGGCGGTCAAGGGCACGTAGCTGGTGACAAAGTCCTGCAGCTCGGCCAATGGTGGGCGAAGCCGCTGGTCATGCAGAATT
Above is a genomic segment from Halopseudomonas litoralis containing:
- a CDS encoding C40 family peptidase, yielding MRAIHLLVVLSLAVLGGCASAPQTVTPPIPSTPPPAPSASAASHDELLFHAFSLVGTPYRYGGSSPETGFDCSGLINYVYREAAGVALPRTTAGLSALPDTTPVRSLMPGDLVLFSTSGKRVDHAGIYVGDGRFLHAPSTGGRVRVDDLQASYWQRAYASARRVLN
- a CDS encoding DNA-3-methyladenine glycosylase I, whose protein sequence is MRNYRWLEEYCLNRFGSREALEARMPTPPPVEDLRALSDDRYLSTIALRVFRAGLKHSVVDARWPAFEEAFFGFDPHKVVLMSSEHIERLMQDKRLIRHLAKLRSVPRNAQMVLDLNHEYGCMGNLIADWPSDNIVGLWRLLAKRGNQLGGLSVPRFLRMVGKDTFVTTDDVLAALKGMGVLDQTKATSQRDLALVQEAFNRLASDSGRPLSQLSAMLAFTVNH